A genomic window from Camelus ferus isolate YT-003-E chromosome X, BCGSAC_Cfer_1.0, whole genome shotgun sequence includes:
- the ZNF41 gene encoding zinc finger protein 41 isoform X1, which yields MPANRSCPQWPPALAAEGHGSVCEVSVSFEDVTVDFSREEWQHLDPAQRRLYWDVTLENYSHLCSVGYQVPKPEVIFKLEQGEGPWTLEEETPHQSCSDEDMGQSQQQRTSGEASFHCEKFGQSIGKDSLCSIFEELWQGNDQLERYQENQKNPLSHMKVLIKERGYECKNLEKIIHVGTRLVPSIKRLHNSDTFGKSLKHTLNLHNHNKSNGTKNFDKRFANGNNFAPNSSSARNETANSRELHQCEKHLGHKQVLTHHQKIRTGEKLYICPEYVKSFTQKSHLFDHESIRAGEKSHECNKSENVFTQKPHVEVPQSVYTREKPFICTQCGKAFTLRSNLITHQKIHTGQKPYTCSECGKAFFHRSYLFRHMRIHTGEKPYECSECGRGFSQNSDLNIHQKTHTGEKHYACSECGKAFTRKSALRMHQRIHTGEKPYVCTECGKAFIQKSHFNTHQRIHTGEKPYECSDCGKSFIKKSQLHVHQRIHTGEKPYICTECGKVFTHRTNLTTHQKTHTGEKPYMCAECGKAFSDQSNLIKHQKTHTGEKPYKCNGCGKAFIWKSRLKIHQKSHIGERHYECNECGKAFIQKSTLSVHQRIHTGEKPYACPECGKAFIQKSHFIAHHRIHTGEKPYECSDCGKCFTKKSQLRVHQKIHTGEKPNICAECGKAFTDRSNLITHQKIHTREKPYKCSDCGKTFTWKSRLTIHQKSHTGERHYECTKCGKAFIQKATLSMHQIIHTGKKPYACTECQKAFNDRSNLIKHQKTHSGEKLYKASD from the exons ATGCCAGCCAACCGGAGCTGTCCCCAGTGGCCCCCAGCGCTGGCTGCAGAGGGACATGGCAGCGTGTgtgag GTCTCCGTGTCCTTTGAGGACGTGACCGTGGACTTCAGCAGGGAGGAGTGGCAGCACTTGGACCCCGCTCAGAGGCGCCTGTACTGGGATGTGACCCTGGAGAATTACAGCCACCTGTGCTCAGTGG GGTACCAAGTTCCCAAACCAGAGGTCATCTTCAAGTTGGAGCAAGGAGAGGGTCCATGGACGTTGGAGGAGGAAACCCCACATCAGAGCTGCTCAG ATGAGGATATGGGGCAAAGCCAACAACAGAGAACTTCTGGAGAAGCTTCATTCCACTGTGAGAAATTTGGTCAGTCCATAGGAAAAGATTCACTGTGTTCCATTTTCGAAGAACTGTGGCAAGGTAATGACCAGCTAGAGAGATatcaagaaaaccaaaagaacCCTTTGAGTCACATGAAAGTATTGATTAAGGAGAGGGGCTATGAATGTAAAAAccttgaaaaaataattcatgtgGGGACCAGGCTTGTTCCTTCAATTAAAAGGCTCCATAACTCTGACACATTTGGAAAGAGTTTGAAGcacactttaaacttacataatCATAATAAAAGCAATGGAACAAAGAACTTTGATAAGAGATTTGCAAATGGTAACAATTTTGCCCCTAACTCTTCCTCTGCAAGGAATGAGACTGCTAATTCACGTGAACTTCATCAGTGTGAAAAACATCTTGGCCACAAACAAGTTCTCACCCACCATCAGAAAATTCGTACTGGAGAGAAACTTTACATATGTCCTGAATACGTAAAGAGCTTCACCCAAAAGTCACATCTTTTTGATCATGAGAGCATTCGTGCTGGAGAAAAATCCCATGAATGCAACAAAAGTGAGAACGTCTTCACTCAGAAGCCACACGTTGAGGTACCTCAAAGTGTTTATACAAGAGAGAAACCTTTTATATGTACgcaatgtgggaaggcctttacTCTCAGGTCAAACCTCATTACACATCAGAAAATTCATACCGGGCAGAAACCCTATACgtgcagtgaatgtggaaaagcctttttCCACAGATCGTATCTCTTTAGACATATGAGAATTCATACCGGAGAAAAACCTTatgaatgcagtgaatgtggaagAGGTTTCTCCCAGAATTCAGACCTCAATATCCATCAGAAaactcatactggagagaaacacTACGCATGCAGTGAATGCGGGAAAGCCTTCACAAGGAAATCAGCCCTGAGGAtgcatcagagaattcacacaggagagaaaccctatgtctgcactgaatgtgggaaggccttcatcCAGAAATCCCATTTCAATacacatcagagaattcatactggagaaaaACCTTACGAATGCAGTGACTGTGGCAAATCATTCATTAAGAAATCACAGCTCCACGTGCATCAAAGGATTCACACAGGAGAAAAACCTTATATATGTACAGAATGTGGAAAGGTCTTCACTCATAGGACAAATCTCACCACGCATCAGAAaactcatactggagagaaaccctatatGTGTGCTGAATGTGGGAAGGCGTTCAGTGATCAGTCAAATCTCATTAAACACCAGAAAACACATACGGGAGAGAAACCCTATAAATGCAATGGCTGTGGAAAAGCCTTCATATGGAAGTCACGCCTCAAAATACATCAGAAATCTCATATTGGAGAGAGACACTATGAATGCAacgaatgtgggaaagcctttatcCAGAAATCAACACTCAGTGTGCATCAGAGAATccatacaggagagaaaccctacgCCTGCCCcgagtgtgggaaggccttcatcCAGAAATCACACTTCATTGCACATCacagaattcatactggagagaagccGTATGAatgcagtgactgtgggaaatGCTTCACTAAGAAATCACAGCTCCGTGTGCATCAGAAaattcacacaggagagaaacccaaTATATGTGCTGAATGTGGAAAGGCCTTCACGGATAGGTCAAATCTCATAACACACCAGAAGATCCATACTAGAGAGAAACCCTATAAatgcagtgactgtgggaaaACTTTCACCTGGAAGTCACGCCTCACTATCCATCAGAAATCTCATACTGGAGAGAGACACTATGAATGCACTAAATGTGGGAAAGCGTTCATCCAGAAAGCAACGCTAAGTATGCATCAGATAATTCATACGGGAAAGAAACCCTATGCTTGTACAGAATGCCAGAAGGCCTTCAATGACAGATCCAATCTCATTAAACACCAGAAAACTCACAGTGGAGAAAAACTCTATAAAGCCAGCGACTGA
- the ZNF41 gene encoding zinc finger protein 41 isoform X2, protein MAACVRIVLFQVSVSFEDVTVDFSREEWQHLDPAQRRLYWDVTLENYSHLCSVGYQVPKPEVIFKLEQGEGPWTLEEETPHQSCSDEDMGQSQQQRTSGEASFHCEKFGQSIGKDSLCSIFEELWQGNDQLERYQENQKNPLSHMKVLIKERGYECKNLEKIIHVGTRLVPSIKRLHNSDTFGKSLKHTLNLHNHNKSNGTKNFDKRFANGNNFAPNSSSARNETANSRELHQCEKHLGHKQVLTHHQKIRTGEKLYICPEYVKSFTQKSHLFDHESIRAGEKSHECNKSENVFTQKPHVEVPQSVYTREKPFICTQCGKAFTLRSNLITHQKIHTGQKPYTCSECGKAFFHRSYLFRHMRIHTGEKPYECSECGRGFSQNSDLNIHQKTHTGEKHYACSECGKAFTRKSALRMHQRIHTGEKPYVCTECGKAFIQKSHFNTHQRIHTGEKPYECSDCGKSFIKKSQLHVHQRIHTGEKPYICTECGKVFTHRTNLTTHQKTHTGEKPYMCAECGKAFSDQSNLIKHQKTHTGEKPYKCNGCGKAFIWKSRLKIHQKSHIGERHYECNECGKAFIQKSTLSVHQRIHTGEKPYACPECGKAFIQKSHFIAHHRIHTGEKPYECSDCGKCFTKKSQLRVHQKIHTGEKPNICAECGKAFTDRSNLITHQKIHTREKPYKCSDCGKTFTWKSRLTIHQKSHTGERHYECTKCGKAFIQKATLSMHQIIHTGKKPYACTECQKAFNDRSNLIKHQKTHSGEKLYKASD, encoded by the exons ATGGCAGCGTGTgtgag GATTGTGTTGTTCCAGGTCTCCGTGTCCTTTGAGGACGTGACCGTGGACTTCAGCAGGGAGGAGTGGCAGCACTTGGACCCCGCTCAGAGGCGCCTGTACTGGGATGTGACCCTGGAGAATTACAGCCACCTGTGCTCAGTGG GGTACCAAGTTCCCAAACCAGAGGTCATCTTCAAGTTGGAGCAAGGAGAGGGTCCATGGACGTTGGAGGAGGAAACCCCACATCAGAGCTGCTCAG ATGAGGATATGGGGCAAAGCCAACAACAGAGAACTTCTGGAGAAGCTTCATTCCACTGTGAGAAATTTGGTCAGTCCATAGGAAAAGATTCACTGTGTTCCATTTTCGAAGAACTGTGGCAAGGTAATGACCAGCTAGAGAGATatcaagaaaaccaaaagaacCCTTTGAGTCACATGAAAGTATTGATTAAGGAGAGGGGCTATGAATGTAAAAAccttgaaaaaataattcatgtgGGGACCAGGCTTGTTCCTTCAATTAAAAGGCTCCATAACTCTGACACATTTGGAAAGAGTTTGAAGcacactttaaacttacataatCATAATAAAAGCAATGGAACAAAGAACTTTGATAAGAGATTTGCAAATGGTAACAATTTTGCCCCTAACTCTTCCTCTGCAAGGAATGAGACTGCTAATTCACGTGAACTTCATCAGTGTGAAAAACATCTTGGCCACAAACAAGTTCTCACCCACCATCAGAAAATTCGTACTGGAGAGAAACTTTACATATGTCCTGAATACGTAAAGAGCTTCACCCAAAAGTCACATCTTTTTGATCATGAGAGCATTCGTGCTGGAGAAAAATCCCATGAATGCAACAAAAGTGAGAACGTCTTCACTCAGAAGCCACACGTTGAGGTACCTCAAAGTGTTTATACAAGAGAGAAACCTTTTATATGTACgcaatgtgggaaggcctttacTCTCAGGTCAAACCTCATTACACATCAGAAAATTCATACCGGGCAGAAACCCTATACgtgcagtgaatgtggaaaagcctttttCCACAGATCGTATCTCTTTAGACATATGAGAATTCATACCGGAGAAAAACCTTatgaatgcagtgaatgtggaagAGGTTTCTCCCAGAATTCAGACCTCAATATCCATCAGAAaactcatactggagagaaacacTACGCATGCAGTGAATGCGGGAAAGCCTTCACAAGGAAATCAGCCCTGAGGAtgcatcagagaattcacacaggagagaaaccctatgtctgcactgaatgtgggaaggccttcatcCAGAAATCCCATTTCAATacacatcagagaattcatactggagaaaaACCTTACGAATGCAGTGACTGTGGCAAATCATTCATTAAGAAATCACAGCTCCACGTGCATCAAAGGATTCACACAGGAGAAAAACCTTATATATGTACAGAATGTGGAAAGGTCTTCACTCATAGGACAAATCTCACCACGCATCAGAAaactcatactggagagaaaccctatatGTGTGCTGAATGTGGGAAGGCGTTCAGTGATCAGTCAAATCTCATTAAACACCAGAAAACACATACGGGAGAGAAACCCTATAAATGCAATGGCTGTGGAAAAGCCTTCATATGGAAGTCACGCCTCAAAATACATCAGAAATCTCATATTGGAGAGAGACACTATGAATGCAacgaatgtgggaaagcctttatcCAGAAATCAACACTCAGTGTGCATCAGAGAATccatacaggagagaaaccctacgCCTGCCCcgagtgtgggaaggccttcatcCAGAAATCACACTTCATTGCACATCacagaattcatactggagagaagccGTATGAatgcagtgactgtgggaaatGCTTCACTAAGAAATCACAGCTCCGTGTGCATCAGAAaattcacacaggagagaaacccaaTATATGTGCTGAATGTGGAAAGGCCTTCACGGATAGGTCAAATCTCATAACACACCAGAAGATCCATACTAGAGAGAAACCCTATAAatgcagtgactgtgggaaaACTTTCACCTGGAAGTCACGCCTCACTATCCATCAGAAATCTCATACTGGAGAGAGACACTATGAATGCACTAAATGTGGGAAAGCGTTCATCCAGAAAGCAACGCTAAGTATGCATCAGATAATTCATACGGGAAAGAAACCCTATGCTTGTACAGAATGCCAGAAGGCCTTCAATGACAGATCCAATCTCATTAAACACCAGAAAACTCACAGTGGAGAAAAACTCTATAAAGCCAGCGACTGA